From Montipora foliosa isolate CH-2021 chromosome 6, ASM3666993v2, whole genome shotgun sequence, a single genomic window includes:
- the LOC138008347 gene encoding src substrate cortactin-like: MWKSGYDTKAIANDGDDDDWETDPDFVNDVSEQEQRWGAKTVEGSGHQESISIKDLRQGVASDHAKIKQDEQESGPKASYGYGGKFGVQKDRIDKNVVGWDYEGKVDKHASQKDYSTGFGGKYGVQTDRVDKVAVGFQYEGKTDKHESQKDYAKGFGGKYGVQKDRVDKAAVGWEYEGKTSAHASQKDYSKGFGGKYGVQKDRVDKVAVGFDYEGKTEAHASQLDHSKGFGGKFGVQKDKMDKAAVGYEYQGKTEAHASQKDHSKGFGGKFGVQKERVDQSALGYEYQSKTEAHASQKDYSKGFGGKYGVQTDRQDAAAGGYDEMEEVKSAYHTAKPRAGSGAAGNLKSKFENLAREQEEENKKRAEDEKARRLAREQREKEINEKRHAEQLARDEEEAEEEARREAEERARQQEEAEQEEEQQDLYEEPPEPTKEEAQPNDFYEELPDASERDEPPTDLYEEVTQETNYQEEQVEEGYGLSATALYDYQATGDDEITFDPGDIITDIEKIDEGWWMGTCNGHRGLFPSNFVEEN; the protein is encoded by the exons ATGTGGAAATCGGGATATGACACCAAAGCGATCGCTAATGATGGCGATGATGACGATTGGGAAACGGATCCCGACTTTGTA AATGATGTATCTGAACAAGAACAGAGATGGGGAGCAAAGACAGTGGAGGGATCAGGACACCAGGAATCTATAAG TATAAAAGACTTGCGTCAAGGTGTAGCATCAGATCATGCCAAAATCAAGCAAG ATGAACAGGAAAGTGG TCCAAAAGCATCTTATGGCTACGGTGGAAAATTTGGTGTTCAAAAGGACAGAATCgacaag AATGTGGTTGGTTGGGATTATGAGGGAAAGGTTGACAAGCATGCATCACAGAAAG ACTATTCAACTGGGTTTGGTGGGAAATATGGAGTACAGACGGACAGAGTTGATAAG GTAGCTGTTGGGTTTCAATATGAAGGCAAAACAGATAAGCATGAATCACAAAAAG ACTATGCTaaaggttttggtgggaaatatGGAGTACAAAAAGACAGAGTGGATAAG GCTGCAGTTGGCTGGGAATACGAGGGAAAAACATCAGCACATGCTTCACAAAAAG ATTATTCTAAAGGTTTTGGTGGCAAATATGGAGTTCAAAAGGACAGAGTGGATAAG GTTGCTGTTGGGTTTGACTATGAAGGGAAAACAGAAGCTCATGCATCGCAGCTTG ACCACTCCAAAGGATTTGGGGGAAAGTTCGGAGTACAAAAAGACAAAATGGACAAG GCTGCCGTTGGATATGAGTACCAAGGAAAAACTGAGGCACATGCTTCGCAAAAAG ATCATTCCAAAGGATTTGGTGGAAAATTTGGAGTTCAAAAGGAACGGGTTGATCAA TCAGCTTTGGGCTACGAGTACCAGAGCAAAACAGAGGCGCACGCATCGCAGAAGG ATTACTCCAAAGGGTTCGGCGGCAAGTATGGAGTGCAAACGGACAGACAGGATGCC GCTGCAGGAGGTTATGACGAAATGGAAGAAGTCAAGTCAGCATATCACACCGCAAAACCGCGGGCAG GGTCTGGTGCGGCGGGCAACTTGAAATCAAAGTTCGAAAACTTGGCCAGGGAACAAGAAGAG GAGAACAAAAAGAGGGCGGAAGACGAGAAAGCACGCAGACTTGCTAGAGAACAACGAGAGAAGGAAATAAATGAGAAAAGGCATGCCGAG CAACTTGCTCGCGACGAGGAAGAGGCCGAGGAGGAAGCTCGGCGAGAAGCCGAAGAGCGAGCAAGACAACAAGAAGAAGCCGAACAGGAAGAAGAGCAACAGGATCTATATGAGGAGCCTCCAGAGCCTACGAAAGAGGAAGCCCAGCCGAATGATTTTTATGAAGAACTTCCTGATGCTTCAGAGAGAGATGAACCGCCCACTGACTTGTACGAAGAGGTAACTCAAGAGACAAACTACCAAGAGGAACAG GTTGAAGAAGGTTATGGACTCAGTGCTACAGCCCTGTATGACTATCAAGCAA